The following are from one region of the Cyanobium sp. AMD-g genome:
- the gltX gene encoding glutamate--tRNA ligase — translation MPATVPVRVRLAPSPTGTLHIGTARTAVFNWLFARHVGGAFLLRIEDTDRERSKPEFTDNILDGLRWLGLTWDEEPVVQSARIEAHRQAIGQLLESGHAYRCFASDAELAAMRERQQAEGRAPRYDNLHRDLSPEQQQAYIAEGREAVIRFRIDDGATITWNDLVRGEMRWAGSDLGGDMVIARRAPAGAIGDPLYNLVVVVDDAAMAISHVIRGEDHIANTGKQLLLYAALGLTPPLFAHTPLILNQEGRKLSKRDGVTSVGDFRAMGYTAEALVNYMTLLGWSPPEGIGERFSLEQAAAVFSFERVNRAGARFDWDKLNWLNAQVLHGLAAGELRQRLLPLWQARGWGEGAAADAAWQEDLCALLGPSLSLLADGVDQAAPFFETPEPDEPALALRTDPGSRGALGALLERLPEGPLDAETAQGLLAEAATAAGVKKGVLMKGLRAALLGSLKGPDLLTTWLLLHRLGSDRERIAAAL, via the coding sequence GTGCCCGCAACGGTTCCCGTACGCGTTCGGCTGGCCCCCAGCCCCACCGGCACCCTGCACATCGGCACCGCCCGCACGGCGGTGTTCAACTGGCTGTTCGCCCGCCACGTGGGGGGCGCCTTCCTGCTCCGCATCGAGGACACCGACCGGGAACGCTCCAAGCCGGAATTCACCGACAACATCCTCGATGGCCTGCGCTGGCTGGGCCTGACCTGGGACGAGGAGCCGGTGGTGCAGAGCGCGCGCATCGAGGCCCACCGGCAGGCCATCGGCCAGCTGCTCGAAAGCGGCCATGCCTACCGCTGCTTCGCCAGCGACGCCGAGCTGGCGGCGATGCGGGAACGCCAGCAGGCCGAGGGCCGGGCGCCCCGCTACGACAACCTGCACCGCGATCTCTCCCCCGAGCAGCAGCAGGCCTACATCGCCGAGGGCCGGGAGGCGGTGATCCGCTTCCGCATCGACGACGGCGCCACGATCACCTGGAACGACCTGGTGCGGGGCGAGATGCGCTGGGCGGGCAGCGACCTGGGCGGGGACATGGTGATCGCCCGCCGGGCGCCCGCCGGCGCCATCGGCGACCCCCTCTACAACCTGGTGGTGGTGGTGGACGACGCCGCCATGGCCATCAGCCACGTGATCCGCGGCGAGGACCACATCGCCAACACGGGCAAGCAGCTGCTGCTCTACGCCGCCCTGGGGCTGACGCCGCCCCTGTTCGCCCACACCCCTTTGATCCTCAACCAGGAGGGCCGCAAGCTCTCCAAGCGCGATGGCGTCACTTCGGTGGGCGATTTCCGCGCCATGGGCTACACCGCCGAGGCCCTGGTCAACTACATGACCCTGCTGGGCTGGTCGCCGCCGGAGGGAATCGGCGAGCGCTTCAGCCTCGAGCAGGCGGCGGCGGTGTTCTCGTTCGAGCGGGTGAACCGGGCCGGGGCGCGCTTCGACTGGGACAAGCTCAACTGGCTCAACGCCCAGGTACTGCATGGGCTGGCGGCCGGCGAGCTGCGCCAGCGGCTGCTGCCCCTCTGGCAGGCCCGGGGCTGGGGCGAGGGGGCGGCCGCTGACGCCGCCTGGCAGGAGGATCTCTGCGCCCTGCTGGGGCCCTCGCTCAGCCTGCTGGCGGACGGGGTCGACCAGGCCGCCCCCTTCTTTGAAACGCCGGAGCCGGACGAGCCGGCCCTGGCCCTGCGGACCGACCCGGGCAGCCGCGGCGCCCTGGGCGCCCTGCTGGAGCGGCTGCCGGAGGGCCCGCTCGACGCCGAGACCGCCCAGGGGCTGCTGGCGGAGGCCGCGACGGCCGCCGGCGTCAAGAAAGGGGTGCTGATGAAGGGCCTGCGGGCCGCCCTGCTGGGCAGCCTGAAAGGGCCCGATCTGCTCACCACCTGGCTGCTGCTGCACCGGCTGGGCAGCGACCGGGAGCGAATCGCCGCCGCCCTTTGA
- the rplS gene encoding 50S ribosomal protein L19, with translation MATEIDPSTEVDPQTPDAEPQSVEAETATETVTATAVAATAATTVKVTTGKLSARALIDEFEAAQLKSDLPEIYVGDTVKVGVRIREGNKERVQPYEGVVIAKRHGGLNQTITVRRIFQGIGVERVFMLHSPQVASVKVERRGKVRRAKLFYLRDRVGKATRVKQRFDR, from the coding sequence ATGGCAACCGAGATCGATCCGTCCACGGAAGTGGACCCACAAACCCCAGACGCGGAGCCCCAGTCGGTGGAAGCGGAAACGGCGACTGAAACCGTGACGGCCACTGCTGTTGCGGCCACCGCGGCCACGACGGTGAAGGTGACCACCGGCAAGCTCAGCGCCCGGGCCCTGATCGACGAGTTCGAGGCGGCCCAGCTGAAGAGCGACCTCCCCGAGATCTACGTGGGCGACACCGTCAAGGTGGGCGTGCGGATCCGGGAAGGCAACAAGGAACGGGTGCAGCCCTACGAGGGCGTGGTGATCGCCAAGCGCCACGGCGGCCTCAACCAGACCATCACCGTGCGCCGGATTTTCCAGGGCATCGGCGTGGAGCGGGTGTTCATGCTTCACAGCCCCCAGGTCGCCTCCGTGAAGGTGGAGCGGCGCGGTAAGGTGCGTCGGGCGAAGCTCTTCTATCTGCGTGACCGGGTGGGTAAAGCCACTCGCGTCAAACAGCGCTTCGATCGCTGA
- the map gene encoding type I methionyl aminopeptidase: MNLFADLLASTNGVKGGGTPLTQAGPRIQKGRRGVEVKSAREIAIMRQASRIVATVLRDIIDMAAPGMTTGDLDRHAETRIRAMGATPSFKGYHGFPASICASINNEVVHGIPSAKRVIKAGDLVKIDTGAYFEGFHGDSCVTLCVGEGVPEEARRLSRVAQESLMKGLATVKAGSTLLELAGAVQDHVEAHGYAIVEDYTGHGVGRNLHEEPSVFNYRTRDLPNMQLRAGMTLAVEPILNAGSKACRTLKDRWTVVTVDGSLSAQWEHTIVVTSDGCDILTDRDF; this comes from the coding sequence ATGAACCTGTTCGCCGATCTGCTGGCCAGCACCAACGGCGTCAAGGGCGGCGGCACCCCTCTCACCCAGGCCGGCCCCCGCATCCAGAAGGGCCGCCGCGGTGTCGAGGTGAAATCGGCGCGGGAGATCGCGATCATGCGCCAGGCCAGCCGCATCGTGGCCACGGTGCTGCGGGACATCATCGACATGGCCGCCCCGGGCATGACCACCGGCGACCTCGACCGCCACGCCGAAACCCGCATCCGCGCCATGGGGGCCACCCCCAGTTTCAAGGGTTACCACGGGTTCCCGGCCAGCATCTGCGCCAGCATCAACAACGAGGTGGTCCACGGCATCCCCAGCGCCAAACGGGTGATCAAGGCCGGAGATCTGGTCAAGATCGACACCGGTGCCTACTTCGAGGGCTTCCATGGCGACAGCTGCGTCACCCTCTGCGTCGGTGAGGGGGTGCCGGAGGAGGCCCGCCGCCTCAGCCGGGTGGCCCAGGAATCCCTGATGAAGGGCCTGGCCACGGTCAAGGCCGGCAGCACCCTGCTGGAGCTGGCCGGCGCGGTTCAGGACCACGTCGAGGCCCACGGCTACGCCATCGTCGAGGACTACACGGGCCACGGCGTCGGGCGCAACCTGCACGAGGAGCCCTCGGTGTTCAACTACCGCACCAGGGATCTGCCCAACATGCAGCTGCGGGCCGGCATGACCCTGGCGGTGGAGCCGATCCTCAATGCCGGCAGCAAGGCCTGCCGCACCCTCAAGGACCGCTGGACCGTGGTGACGGTGGATGGCAGCCTCTCGGCCCAGTGGGAGCACACGATCGTCGTCACCTCCGACGGCTGCGACATCCTCACCGACCGCGATTTCTAG
- the rfbB gene encoding dTDP-glucose 4,6-dehydratase produces the protein MLPNHPIDLPVLLAGRRRILVTGGAGFIGGALVRRLLRGSTVTVFNLDKMGYASDLLGVYNTLAQLGEAAERSDGPRHRLLQVDLADGEAVAAAVRQADPDLVLHLAAESHVDRSIDDPGAFLVSNVMGTYNLLQAVRSHWEGLAPKRREQFRFHHISTDEVFGSLGASGRFSETTPYDPRSPYSASKAGSDHLVQAWHHTYGLPVVLTNCSNNYGPWQFPEKLIPVVILKAAAGEPIPLYGDGANVRDWLYVEDHVEALLLAATSGEVGRSYCVGGHGERTNKQVVQAICALMDELRPTGSPHAGLITPVADRPGHDRRYAIDPERISTELGWQPRHDFNQGLRQTVEWYLAHGDWCTNVRSRAGYGGGRLGQAKAGAGR, from the coding sequence ATGCTCCCCAACCACCCCATCGACCTGCCGGTGCTGCTCGCCGGCCGTCGCCGCATCCTGGTGACGGGGGGGGCGGGCTTCATCGGCGGTGCGCTGGTGCGGCGGCTGTTGCGGGGCAGCACCGTGACGGTGTTCAACCTCGACAAGATGGGCTACGCCAGCGATCTGCTGGGTGTCTACAACACCCTGGCGCAGCTGGGTGAGGCTGCCGAGCGCTCCGACGGCCCGCGCCACCGGCTGCTGCAGGTGGATCTGGCCGATGGCGAGGCGGTGGCGGCGGCGGTGCGGCAGGCCGATCCGGATCTGGTGCTGCACCTGGCGGCCGAAAGCCACGTCGACCGCTCGATCGACGATCCGGGCGCGTTCCTGGTCAGCAACGTGATGGGCACCTACAACCTGCTGCAGGCGGTGCGGAGTCACTGGGAGGGGCTGGCGCCGAAGCGCCGGGAGCAGTTCCGCTTCCACCACATCAGCACCGACGAAGTCTTCGGCTCCCTGGGGGCCAGCGGGCGGTTTTCGGAAACCACCCCCTACGACCCGCGCAGCCCCTATTCGGCCAGCAAGGCGGGCAGCGATCACCTGGTGCAGGCCTGGCACCACACCTACGGGCTGCCGGTGGTGCTGACCAACTGCAGCAACAACTACGGCCCCTGGCAGTTCCCCGAGAAGCTGATCCCGGTGGTGATCCTCAAGGCCGCCGCCGGCGAGCCGATCCCGCTGTATGGCGATGGCGCCAATGTGCGTGACTGGCTGTACGTGGAGGACCATGTGGAGGCCCTGCTGCTGGCGGCCACCAGCGGCGAAGTCGGACGCAGCTACTGCGTCGGTGGCCATGGCGAGCGCACCAACAAGCAGGTGGTGCAGGCCATCTGCGCCCTGATGGACGAGCTGCGGCCCACCGGCTCCCCCCATGCCGGCCTGATCACGCCGGTGGCCGACCGGCCGGGCCACGATCGGCGCTACGCCATCGACCCGGAGCGGATCAGCACCGAGCTGGGCTGGCAGCCCCGCCATGACTTCAACCAGGGCCTGCGGCAGACGGTGGAGTGGTACCTGGCGCACGGCGACTGGTGCACCAACGTGCGCAGCCGGGCCGGCTACGGCGGCGGCCGTCTGGGCCAGGCGAAGGCGGGAGCGGGCCGTTGA
- the rfbD gene encoding dTDP-4-dehydrorhamnose reductase, which yields MPEPVRVLLTGRHGQLGQALVASAPAGIELIATGRGELDLADAAACRAAVDQHRPDWVLNAGAYTAVDRAESEPALAEAVNAGAPGAFAEALASGGGRLLQVSTDFVFDGEQGHPYTPEQALAPLGVYGATKAEGERRAAAALPAERLCLLRTSWVYGPVGANFCLTMLRLHRAKAAAGEALGVVADQVGCPTATSGLAAACWRVIARGASGRHHWSDCGAASWYDFAVAIGAQAAARGLINTPARVKPITTADYPTPARRPAYSLLETSTTRHALELEGQHWQAALAEVLAQIPLPPA from the coding sequence ATGCCTGAACCGGTGCGGGTGCTGCTGACCGGCCGCCACGGCCAGCTGGGACAGGCCCTGGTGGCCTCGGCCCCCGCCGGCATCGAGCTGATCGCCACGGGCCGGGGCGAGCTTGATCTGGCCGATGCGGCCGCCTGCCGGGCGGCGGTGGACCAGCACCGGCCCGACTGGGTGCTCAACGCCGGTGCCTACACGGCGGTGGATCGGGCCGAGTCGGAACCGGCGCTGGCCGAGGCGGTGAACGCTGGTGCCCCCGGGGCCTTCGCCGAAGCCCTGGCCAGCGGCGGCGGGCGGCTGCTGCAGGTGAGCACCGATTTCGTCTTCGACGGTGAACAGGGCCATCCCTACACACCGGAGCAGGCGTTGGCGCCCCTGGGGGTCTACGGCGCCACCAAGGCCGAAGGGGAGCGGCGGGCGGCGGCCGCCCTGCCAGCGGAACGCCTGTGCCTGCTGCGCACCAGCTGGGTGTACGGGCCGGTGGGGGCCAACTTCTGCCTCACCATGCTGCGGCTGCACCGGGCCAAAGCCGCCGCCGGCGAAGCCCTGGGGGTGGTGGCCGACCAGGTGGGCTGCCCCACGGCCACGTCCGGACTGGCGGCCGCCTGCTGGCGGGTGATCGCGCGGGGCGCGAGCGGACGCCACCACTGGAGCGACTGCGGCGCCGCCAGCTGGTATGACTTCGCCGTGGCCATCGGCGCCCAGGCGGCGGCGCGGGGGCTGATCAACACCCCGGCCCGGGTGAAACCGATCACCACCGCCGACTACCCCACCCCGGCCCGACGCCCCGCCTACTCGCTGCTGGAAACCAGCACCACCCGCCATGCACTGGAGCTGGAGGGCCAGCACTGGCAGGCCGCCCTGGCCGAGGTGCTGGCGCAGATCCCCCTGCCCCCGGCCTGA
- a CDS encoding hyperconserved protein Hcp yields the protein MELDLQPGDVVKVLESAALGWVRARVIRVKSGGRVVVQSDQGREFTARGNQVRLIEPAGFRP from the coding sequence ATGGAGTTGGATCTACAGCCCGGTGATGTGGTCAAGGTGCTGGAATCAGCGGCCCTTGGCTGGGTTCGGGCCCGGGTGATCCGGGTCAAATCCGGAGGTCGGGTCGTGGTTCAGAGCGACCAGGGGCGGGAATTCACCGCCCGGGGCAATCAGGTGCGCCTGATTGAACCCGCCGGCTTCCGCCCCTGA
- the cysS gene encoding cysteine--tRNA ligase: protein MTLRLTNTLSRRCETFEPLQPGTVSIYCCGVTVYDLCHLGHARSYIVWDVLRRYLLWSGYAVTFVQNFTDIDDKILKRAEEEGSSMAVVSERNIAAFQADMAALHILPPDRMPRATRSLDAIRQLIGELEAKGAAYSADGDVYFAVMRQADYGKLSGRTLEEQQEGASGRTNEAEEARKRHPFDFALWKGAKPGEPSFPSPWGAGRPGWHIECSAMVREELGTTIDIHLGGADLIFPHHENEIAQSEAASGEPLARYWLHNGMVNVGGEKMSKSLGNFTTIRALLESGVSPMTLRLFVLQAHYRKPLDFTAEALAAAATGWKGLDAALGLGERHGTALGWGAEPAAEGSEALIEVRGRFAAAMDDDLNTSAAVAVLFELARPLRALANRLERGEAETDAAGEALDLEPRWRLLSELAGVLGLEAEAPTPLAADAVEGAAIQERIEARRAAKAAKDFATADRLRAELAAEGIELIDRPGGVTDWVRS, encoded by the coding sequence TTGACCCTGCGGCTCACCAACACCCTCAGCCGCCGCTGCGAGACCTTCGAGCCGCTGCAGCCGGGGACGGTGTCGATCTACTGCTGCGGCGTCACGGTCTACGACCTGTGCCACCTGGGCCATGCCCGCAGCTACATCGTCTGGGACGTCCTGCGGCGGTATCTGCTGTGGAGCGGCTACGCCGTGACGTTCGTTCAGAACTTCACCGACATCGACGACAAGATCCTCAAGCGGGCCGAGGAGGAGGGCAGCTCGATGGCGGTGGTGAGCGAGCGCAACATCGCCGCCTTCCAGGCCGACATGGCCGCCCTGCACATCCTTCCCCCCGACCGGATGCCCAGGGCCACCCGCAGCCTGGACGCGATCCGGCAGCTGATCGGTGAACTGGAGGCCAAGGGGGCGGCCTATTCCGCCGATGGTGATGTGTACTTCGCGGTGATGCGCCAGGCCGACTACGGCAAGCTCAGCGGCCGCACGCTGGAGGAGCAGCAGGAGGGCGCCAGCGGCCGCACCAACGAGGCGGAGGAGGCCCGCAAACGCCATCCCTTCGATTTCGCCCTGTGGAAAGGGGCCAAACCGGGAGAGCCCAGTTTCCCCTCGCCCTGGGGCGCAGGCCGGCCCGGCTGGCACATCGAATGCTCGGCGATGGTGCGCGAAGAGCTCGGCACCACGATCGACATCCATCTGGGCGGCGCCGATCTGATCTTTCCCCACCACGAGAACGAGATCGCCCAGTCGGAGGCGGCCAGCGGCGAGCCCCTGGCGCGCTACTGGCTGCACAACGGCATGGTGAACGTGGGCGGCGAGAAGATGTCCAAATCACTGGGCAACTTCACCACGATCCGGGCGCTGCTCGAAAGCGGTGTCAGCCCGATGACCCTGCGGCTGTTCGTGCTCCAGGCCCACTACCGCAAGCCGCTGGATTTCACCGCCGAGGCCCTGGCGGCAGCCGCCACGGGCTGGAAGGGACTGGATGCCGCCCTCGGCCTGGGCGAGCGCCACGGGACAGCCCTGGGCTGGGGGGCCGAGCCGGCGGCCGAAGGCTCCGAGGCCCTCATCGAAGTCCGTGGCCGCTTCGCCGCCGCCATGGACGACGACCTCAACACCTCGGCGGCCGTGGCGGTGCTGTTCGAGCTGGCCCGGCCGCTGCGAGCCCTGGCCAACCGGCTGGAGCGGGGTGAGGCCGAAACCGACGCCGCAGGGGAGGCGCTGGACCTGGAGCCCCGCTGGCGGCTGCTGAGCGAGCTGGCCGGCGTGCTGGGGCTGGAGGCGGAGGCGCCCACGCCGCTGGCGGCCGACGCGGTGGAGGGGGCGGCGATCCAGGAACGGATCGAAGCGCGCCGGGCCGCCAAGGCGGCGAAGGATTTCGCCACCGCCGACCGCCTCCGGGCCGAACTGGCCGCCGAGGGCATCGAGCTGATCGACCGGCCGGGCGGTGTGACCGACTGGGTGCGGAGCTGA
- a CDS encoding DUF1643 domain-containing protein — MTTTGRAAFSRCRQYRWWLERVWEPQGSRLLFIGLNPSRADHRHDDPTLRRLMAFAAGWGYGGLEVLNLFGRISPSPAALAHAADPVGAANGAWLRRRLRAGAGPVWLGWGNGGRRQGQSERVLALLAPHQPRLVCLGLTASGAPLHPLYQPAASLLQPYGPSCGRSAAAAAPWPAPPAAMPSTCS; from the coding sequence GTGACGACCACCGGGCGGGCCGCCTTCAGCCGTTGTCGCCAGTACCGCTGGTGGCTGGAGCGGGTGTGGGAGCCGCAGGGCAGCCGCCTGCTGTTCATCGGCCTCAACCCCTCCCGCGCCGACCATCGCCACGACGACCCCACCCTGCGGCGGCTGATGGCCTTCGCCGCCGGCTGGGGCTACGGCGGACTGGAGGTGCTCAACCTCTTCGGCCGCATCAGCCCGAGCCCGGCGGCCCTGGCCCATGCCGCCGATCCGGTGGGCGCCGCCAACGGGGCCTGGCTGCGGCGGCGCCTGCGGGCCGGGGCGGGGCCGGTGTGGCTGGGCTGGGGCAACGGCGGTCGGCGGCAGGGCCAGTCCGAACGGGTGCTGGCGCTGCTGGCCCCCCACCAGCCGCGGCTGGTCTGCCTCGGCCTCACCGCCTCCGGCGCCCCGCTCCATCCCCTCTACCAACCGGCGGCGAGCCTGTTGCAGCCCTATGGGCCATCCTGTGGGCGTTCAGCCGCAGCCGCTGCTCCATGGCCCGCACCCCCCGCCGCTATGCCATCCACCTGTTCCTGA
- a CDS encoding type II toxin-antitoxin system HicB family antitoxin, which translates to MSQPFAVVIEKAGAGFSAYVPDLPGCVATGESQQQVLQHIQEAIAFHLEGMAADAQPLPTHRTSVATVMV; encoded by the coding sequence ATGAGCCAACCTTTTGCGGTCGTGATCGAAAAGGCTGGAGCCGGGTTCTCGGCCTACGTGCCCGACTTGCCGGGCTGTGTGGCCACCGGAGAATCTCAGCAACAGGTGCTCCAGCACATCCAGGAAGCCATCGCCTTTCACCTTGAGGGGATGGCTGCCGATGCCCAGCCACTGCCAACCCACCGCACCAGTGTGGCCACGGTGATGGTTTGA
- a CDS encoding peptidase, translating into MSNPTPAAPSRPAATSWGVRLRQAHAWLAPLVLAPLLLSAVTGVGYRLLRDWGGLSRDQAHPLMVLHEGEWLQGWVGEVGETVYVLLNGLGLLWMLVTGGFMAWERLRRGWRRPGGKGVT; encoded by the coding sequence GTGTCCAACCCCACCCCGGCCGCACCCTCACGACCCGCCGCAACCTCCTGGGGCGTCCGCCTGCGGCAGGCCCATGCCTGGCTGGCGCCACTGGTGCTCGCTCCCCTGCTGCTCTCGGCCGTCACGGGGGTGGGATACCGACTGCTGCGCGACTGGGGCGGGCTGAGCCGGGACCAGGCCCATCCGCTGATGGTGCTGCACGAGGGCGAATGGCTCCAGGGATGGGTGGGCGAGGTGGGCGAGACGGTTTACGTGCTGCTCAACGGCCTGGGGCTGCTGTGGATGCTGGTCACCGGAGGGTTCATGGCCTGGGAGCGGCTGCGGCGGGGCTGGCGGCGGCCTGGGGGGAAGGGGGTCACCTGA
- the polA gene encoding DNA polymerase I, with product MERDKPLLLLVDGHSLAFRSFYAFAKGGEGGLSTKDGVPTSVTYGFLKALLDNCKGLAPQGVVIAFDTAEPTFRHEADAAYKAHREEAPEHFFADLANLQAILRDCLDLPLSMAPGYEADDVLGTLANRAAGEGWRVRILSGDRDLFQLVDDERDISVLYMGGGPYAKNSGPTQIRRAQVIEKLGVPPEGVVDLKALTGDSSDNIPGVKGVGPKTALTLLKAHGDLDGIYAALDQQKGALKTKLETDRENAFRSRMLAEILVQIPLPEEPRLALGRVDSEGLGARLAELELFSLVKQTEGFARLFSAEPPEPSATAQAATATGPSAPASDPATPELSAATEPGAEDGLPALRPQLITTPEALAALIERLLACSDPAAPVALDTETTSLNPFKAELVGIGVCWGEGLADLAYVPIGHHSPPAADLLSTPPPAPVQLPLDAVLLALGPWLASAGHPKALQNAKYDRLILLRHGLPLAGVVMDTLLADYLRDANDKHGLEAMAERNFGLHPTAYSDLVAKGQSFADVPVEAAARYCAMDVHLTRRLGALLAEQLAAMGPQLPLLLQQVELPLEPVLAQMEATGIRIDVPYLKELAEELSSTLVRLEREAQEAAGVDFNLASPKQLGELLFDTLGLDRKKSRRTKTGWSTDAAVLEKLEDDHPVVKLVLEHRTLSKLLSTYVEALPALVEPETGRVHTDFNQAVTATGRLSSSNPNLQNIPIRTEFSRRIRKAFLPQEGWRMISADYSQIELRILTHLSGEPVLVQAYNEGDDVHALTARLLLETDTVTPEERRLGKTINFGVIYGMGAQRLARETGMGQARAKEFLGLYKQRYPRVFLYLELQERLALSRGYVETILGRRRPFHFDPGGLGRLRGKDPLEIDLEVARRGGMEAQQLRAAANAPIQGSSADIIKLAMVSLQQALTAAGLPARLLLQVHDELVLEAAPEALEEVRQLTQRTMEQAVQLLVPLVVDTGVGPNWMEAK from the coding sequence ATGGAGCGGGACAAGCCCCTGTTGCTGCTGGTGGACGGCCACTCCCTGGCCTTCCGCAGCTTCTACGCCTTCGCCAAGGGCGGTGAGGGGGGCCTGAGCACGAAGGACGGCGTGCCCACCAGCGTCACCTACGGCTTCCTCAAGGCCCTGCTCGACAACTGCAAGGGTCTGGCCCCCCAGGGGGTGGTGATCGCCTTCGACACGGCCGAACCCACCTTCCGCCATGAGGCGGACGCCGCCTACAAGGCCCACCGGGAGGAGGCACCGGAACACTTCTTCGCCGACCTGGCCAACCTGCAGGCCATCCTCAGGGACTGCCTCGACCTGCCCCTGTCGATGGCGCCGGGCTACGAGGCCGACGACGTGCTCGGCACCCTGGCCAACCGGGCGGCGGGCGAGGGCTGGCGGGTGCGGATCCTCTCCGGCGACCGCGACCTGTTCCAGCTCGTGGACGACGAGCGGGACATCAGCGTGCTGTACATGGGTGGCGGCCCCTACGCCAAGAACAGCGGCCCGACCCAGATCCGCCGCGCCCAGGTGATCGAGAAGCTGGGGGTGCCGCCGGAGGGGGTGGTGGACCTCAAGGCCCTCACCGGCGACAGCTCCGACAACATCCCCGGGGTCAAGGGGGTGGGGCCCAAGACGGCCCTGACCCTGCTCAAGGCCCACGGCGACCTGGACGGCATCTACGCCGCCCTCGACCAGCAGAAGGGGGCCCTCAAAACCAAGCTGGAAACCGACCGTGAGAACGCCTTCCGCTCCCGCATGCTGGCCGAGATCCTGGTGCAGATCCCGTTGCCAGAGGAGCCCCGCCTGGCCCTGGGGCGGGTGGACAGCGAGGGGCTGGGGGCGCGGCTGGCGGAGCTGGAGCTGTTCAGCCTGGTGAAGCAGACCGAGGGCTTCGCCCGCCTGTTCTCGGCGGAGCCCCCGGAGCCCTCCGCCACTGCCCAAGCCGCTACCGCCACAGGCCCATCCGCCCCCGCCAGCGATCCAGCGACGCCAGAGCTGTCCGCGGCGACAGAGCCCGGGGCCGAAGACGGCCTGCCGGCCCTGCGGCCGCAGCTGATCACCACCCCAGAGGCCCTGGCCGCCCTGATCGAGCGGCTGCTGGCCTGCAGCGATCCGGCGGCGCCGGTGGCCCTCGACACCGAGACCACCTCCCTCAATCCCTTCAAGGCGGAGCTGGTGGGGATCGGCGTCTGCTGGGGAGAGGGCCTGGCGGACCTGGCCTACGTGCCCATCGGCCACCACAGCCCACCGGCCGCCGACCTGCTCAGCACGCCGCCGCCCGCGCCGGTGCAGCTGCCCCTGGATGCGGTGCTGCTGGCCCTGGGGCCCTGGCTGGCCAGCGCCGGGCACCCCAAGGCACTCCAGAACGCCAAGTACGACCGCCTGATCCTGCTGCGCCATGGGCTGCCCCTGGCCGGAGTGGTGATGGACACCCTGCTGGCGGACTACCTGCGGGATGCCAACGACAAGCATGGCCTGGAGGCCATGGCGGAGCGCAACTTCGGGCTGCATCCCACGGCCTACAGCGATCTGGTCGCCAAGGGGCAGAGCTTCGCCGACGTGCCGGTCGAGGCGGCGGCGCGCTACTGCGCCATGGACGTGCACCTCACCCGGCGTCTGGGAGCGTTGCTGGCGGAGCAGCTGGCGGCGATGGGGCCCCAGCTGCCCCTGCTGCTGCAGCAGGTGGAGCTGCCCCTGGAGCCGGTGCTGGCCCAGATGGAGGCCACCGGCATCCGCATCGACGTGCCCTACCTCAAGGAGCTGGCCGAGGAGCTGAGCAGCACCCTGGTGCGGCTGGAGCGGGAGGCCCAGGAAGCGGCGGGAGTCGACTTCAACCTGGCCTCCCCGAAGCAACTGGGGGAACTGCTGTTCGACACCCTGGGGCTCGACCGCAAGAAATCGCGCCGCACCAAAACCGGCTGGAGCACCGACGCGGCGGTGCTGGAGAAGCTGGAGGACGACCACCCGGTGGTGAAGCTGGTGCTGGAGCACCGCACGCTCAGCAAGCTGCTGAGCACCTACGTGGAGGCCCTGCCGGCGCTGGTGGAGCCGGAGACCGGGAGGGTGCACACGGATTTCAACCAGGCGGTGACCGCCACCGGGCGGCTGTCGAGCAGCAACCCCAACCTGCAGAACATCCCCATCCGCACCGAGTTCAGCCGCCGCATCCGCAAGGCCTTCCTGCCCCAGGAGGGCTGGCGGATGATCAGCGCCGACTACTCCCAGATCGAGCTGCGCATCCTCACCCACCTCTCGGGCGAACCGGTGCTGGTGCAGGCCTACAACGAGGGCGACGACGTCCACGCCCTGACCGCCCGGCTGCTGCTGGAGACCGACACGGTGACGCCAGAGGAGCGGCGCCTGGGCAAGACGATCAACTTCGGGGTGATCTACGGCATGGGGGCCCAGCGGCTGGCACGGGAGACCGGCATGGGCCAGGCGCGGGCCAAGGAGTTCCTGGGTCTCTACAAGCAGCGATACCCGCGGGTGTTCCTGTACCTGGAGCTGCAGGAGCGGCTGGCCCTCAGCCGCGGCTACGTGGAGACGATCCTGGGGCGGCGGCGGCCGTTCCACTTCGATCCCGGCGGCCTGGGCCGGCTGCGGGGCAAGGATCCGCTGGAGATCGACCTGGAGGTGGCCCGCCGGGGCGGCATGGAGGCCCAGCAGTTGCGGGCGGCCGCCAATGCCCCGATCCAGGGCTCCAGCGCCGACATCATCAAGCTGGCCATGGTGAGCCTCCAGCAAGCGCTCACGGCGGCGGGCCTACCGGCGCGCCTACTGCTGCAGGTGCACGACGAGCTGGTGCTGGAGGCGGCGCCGGAAGCACTGGAGGAGGTGCGGCAGCTCACCCAGCGCACCATGGAGCAGGCGGTGCAACTGCTGGTGCCCCTGGTGGTGGACACCGGGGTCGGCCCCAACTGGATGGAGGCGAAATAG